A window of Eucalyptus grandis isolate ANBG69807.140 chromosome 4, ASM1654582v1, whole genome shotgun sequence genomic DNA:
AATCATTATAGTAGCCTTATCTAGTATTTAGTTCTCTTTCTCTGTCGTCGCTTTAGCTACCTTCTCAGCCACTTGAAATTCAGTGCTACAAACTCGAATAGCCAAAGAGTTACATCTTCGCTGAAGACGATTATTATTAAGAAATTGTAACGTTGATGGAGAGCAACCACCACTTGCCCACCAGAAAGGAAACATATTCCATGACTAATCAAATGAGTGGTGAGTACATGGATATTCCGACTGCATATGCATTTTGCGCGGTTCCACCACCACAGGCCATGGAAAACCTTCCACCGGTCCATGGTCTTCAATTTCAACCATCTACTTTGTGCCCAAAGAATTTCATTGTATTTGACCAGACTGCTTACCAGAGTCGGATCATGTTTCACCCTGCAATTGCCCCCAAATTCGGAAATTCAGGTTTTCAAAGTTATCCGACCTATGTGGAGAAGAAAGATGACATAAATTGTGCTTTCAATGAGCAAAGGGAGGTTTCATATTCTGATAAAGAGGACTCAGATGATATTGATGCTTTGCTGAGCttggaagaggaggaagaagaagagtatgACGAGGATGAGGTGAGCACTGCGCGGACCAATGGCAATTACGGGAGCTCATCCCCTGATTCTTGCTCCAGCTTTGGATCAAAGGCTAGGAAACTTAGCATCTCTTCTCTTCTCCAAAAGTCCTCCGGCAGTAGCAGCAGTTCGAGCAGTGAACCCAAACagcagaaaatgaagaagatggtAAAGGCGCTGAGAGGAATCATTCCTGGTGGCAACCGGATGAGCACTGTCACTTTGTTTGATGAAGCTGTCAGATACCTTAAGTCTCTGAAGATTGAAGCAGAGAAGCTTGGAGACTTTAAGGACTAGACATGCTGTGGCACTGGGACTGAGCTGCTACATACGGGTAGCACAC
This region includes:
- the LOC104442543 gene encoding transcription factor bHLH144, whose translation is MESNHHLPTRKETYSMTNQMSGEYMDIPTAYAFCAVPPPQAMENLPPVHGLQFQPSTLCPKNFIVFDQTAYQSRIMFHPAIAPKFGNSGFQSYPTYVEKKDDINCAFNEQREVSYSDKEDSDDIDALLSLEEEEEEEYDEDEVSTARTNGNYGSSSPDSCSSFGSKARKLSISSLLQKSSGSSSSSSSEPKQQKMKKMVKALRGIIPGGNRMSTVTLFDEAVRYLKSLKIEAEKLGDFKD